The following are encoded together in the Citrus sinensis cultivar Valencia sweet orange chromosome 1, DVS_A1.0, whole genome shotgun sequence genome:
- the LOC107176616 gene encoding uncharacterized protein LOC107176616 — translation MSSISWNYRGLGHPRKVQVLMDLVRNKKPDFLFLMETLCSREKLESLKLNLGYVNLFTVNKVGRSGGLALNLKLAYKVQLLNFGRTFIDVQVENAEVGKWRYTGFYGFPEMSRRRDSWELLRSLSSVSSLPWIYIGDFNDLLHISEKWGRCEHPNWKLNGFRAAVSDFGLVDLSIDDYQYTWESFRGTIDWVEECLDRALAFSALISLFPRARLLSLEAMCSDHLPIFLDPFPQTHYPRIKRFRFENVWLREQDCVEVITKS, via the coding sequence ATGAGTTCCATAAGTTGGAACTACCGTGGGCTGGGCCACCCACGGAAAGTTCAGGTGTTGATGGACTTGGTCAGAAATAAAAAGCcggattttctctttttaatggAAACTTTATGTAGTCGAGAAAAATTAGAGAGTTTGAAGCTTAACTTAGGTTATGTTAATTTGTTTACAGTAAATAAAGTGGGCCGAAGTGGTGGGCTTGCCCTTAACTTGAAATTAGCTTACAAAGTTCAGCTGCTTAATTTTGGGCGTACTTTCATTGACGTTCAAGTTGAAAATGCAGAAGTTGGAAAATGGCGGTATACTGGGTTCTATGGCTTCCCTGAGATGAGTAGAAGGCGTGATTCATGGGAGCTACTTCGTTCCTTATCCTCGGTTTCCTCTTTACCTTGGATCTACATCGGTGATTTCAACGATCTTTTGCATATCAGTGAAAAATGGGGCAGGTGTGAGCATCCAAATTGGAAGCTTAATGGGTTTCGAGCTGCTGTTTCGGACTTTGGATTGGTCGATTTAAGCATAGATGACTATCAATACACATGGGAGAGTTTTCGGGGCACGATTGACTGGGTGGAGGAGTGTTTGGATAGAGCTTTGGCTTTCAGCGCTTTGATTTCCCTTTTCCCGAGAGCTAGATTGCTGAGCTTGGAGGCTATGTGTTCCGATCACTTGCCAATTTTTCTGGACCCATTCCCGCAAACTCATTATCCTAGGATTAAACGATTCAGATTTGAGAATGTTTGGCTTCGTGAGCAGGATTGTGTGGAGGTTATTACAAAGAGTTGA